A region of the Denitrificimonas caeni genome:
TTTGCTGGTGTGGATGTGTTTGATATCGAAGTTGATGCCGAAAGCCCACAAGCCTTTATTGATACAGTTAAGCGTATTTCCATCACCTTCGGTGGTATTAACCTTGAAGATATTAAAGCGCCTGAGTGCTTTGAAATTGAGCGTGCGCTTATTGAACAGTGCGACATACCAGTATTCCACGATGACCAGCACGGCACTGCGATTGTGACTGCTGCAGGTATGCTCAACGCGCTAGAAATTGCCGGTAAAACCCTAGAAGAAGCACGTATTGTTTGCTTGGGTGCCGGTGCTGCTGCAACAGCGTGCATGAAGCTGCTCATTAGTATGGGTGCTAAAGTCGAAAACATTTTCATGATTGACCGTAAAGGCGTGATTCACTCTGGCCGTGACGATCTCAATCAATATAAAGCTGTTTTTGCCCATGAGACCAGTCGTCGCACTTTAGCTGATGCGATGGACGGTGCTGATGCCTTTGTTGGTTTGTCCGGCCCGAATTTGCTCAGTGCAGAAAACTTGATGCGCATGGCAGAAAACCCTGTGGTATTTGCGTGCTCCAACCCCGATCCTGAAATTGATCCGAAGCTTGCCCACGAAACTCGTCCTGATGTAATTATGGCCACTGGCCGTTCTGACTACCCTAATCAGGTGAATAACGTTCTAGGTTTCCCGTTTATTTTCCGCGGTGCGCTGGATGTTCGAGCCACGCGTATTAACGAAGAAATGAAAATTGCAGCGG
Encoded here:
- a CDS encoding malic enzyme-like NAD(P)-binding protein, producing MSDLKTAALEYHASPRPGKLSVELTKPTATARDLALAYSPGVAEPVREIARDADLAYKYTGKGNLVAVISDGTAILGLGNLGPLASKPVMEGKGVLFKRFAGVDVFDIEVDAESPQAFIDTVKRISITFGGINLEDIKAPECFEIERALIEQCDIPVFHDDQHGTAIVTAAGMLNALEIAGKTLEEARIVCLGAGAAATACMKLLISMGAKVENIFMIDRKGVIHSGRDDLNQYKAVFAHETSRRTLADAMDGADAFVGLSGPNLLSAENLMRMAENPVVFACSNPDPEIDPKLAHETRPDVIMATGRSDYPNQVNNVLGFPFIFRGALDVRATRINEEMKIAAVYALRDLAKMPVSNAVCDAYGIDCLEFGREYIIPKPMDPRLITLVSDAVAKAAIETGVATLPYPKHYPLTSVDDVFNG